TGTAGCTGTTGTAGATTTTGAGAAATCAATATTACTATCGAATGTAGTCACTGTTTTAGTTGAAGCTGCAACAGCTAAATCAGCAGAATCCATACCATTTATTGATAAATCAATATTTTGATTTGCGTTAGCACCAATTTGGAATGTACCAGAGAAAGTACCGTCTAATAAGCTTTGAGTATTAAATTCTGTAGTATCAGAAATACGTGTAATCTCTTTTGCAAGCTCATCTACTTCAGCTTGTAGCTGTTCACGGTCTTTATTAGTATTCGTATCATTTGCGGATTGTACAGCTAATTCACGCATACGTTGTAGTATACTATGCGTTTCATTTAATGCACCTTCAGCCGTTTGGATTAGAGAAATACCATCTTGTGAGTTTTTAGATGCCATTTCTAATCCACGAATTTGTCCACGCATTTTTTCGGAAATTGCTAAACCAGCAGCGTCATCTCCAGCACGGTTAATACGAAGACCTGAAGATAGTTTCTCCATTGATTTTGATTGACCAGCGTTTGCTGCACCTAATTGACGATACGTATTTAACGCAGCAATGTTGTGATTAATTCTCATTATAATTTCCTCCTTGAATGTTGAGCGAATCACGTCCTTGTGATTCGTCGATCTAATTTTTAGAGTCGTTCCAGGTCGGCCGCCCTTTTCCAACTCTTACACTATGTATATCGACCTAGTTCGAATTAGTTTTATAGAGTTTGGAAAAAATTTAAACGAATTAATAGGAAAAGACTCCTTTTTCGTCGAAAGGAGTCAGCTTAGTTTTTATTTCCAATTAACGTCATTAAATCCCCAATTACAATGGAGGCTTGTTTGTTTTCTTCTTGTATTTGAACTACAATTTCCTTCCGCAAAATTTCTACATCTTTCGGCGCATTTATTCCTAGTTTTACTTGGTCTCCTTTTACCGAAACGATGGAAATTTCGATGTCACCTCCAATTTGAATGGCCTCTCCACTCTTCCGTGTCAGTACCAACATGTTTTACCCCTCCGATCCGACCGGAATCTCATTGAACAACCGGTGCTTCGTGTGGTAGTTTTCAACATTTAGAACAACTTGCTTCGCTCTATTTTTGTTTGCATTTATTACAATTGGCGCTTGGAGATTAGCTGTAGAGTTACTAAATGGGTCTCTCACAGAGACGATGGTTAAAATTTTTACATCAGTTGGTGACTTTAGGTCAAGTGCCTTAACTGTTGATTCATCTAGTTGGAAATCATAGTCTTTAAAAAACAAGAACGGGTCTGTAACAACAAAGCCCAAGTCAGGCGTTTTTACAGACTGTAAGATATAATAGATTTTTTCATCTGTTAATTGCAATAATATAAATTCCTGTTCTTCTTCAAAGGCAGGGATACCTTTTGGAAAATGGATAACTTCAGATTGTTCAATTTCAATTTTACCGTGATATTTTGTAACTAATTTCATCATAACTCATCCTTTATATGGAGGTTTCAAATCCGGGACCGACATGTTTCAAGTTTACAAAATCTATTTTTAAGTTTGCATACTGTTCCATTTGATAAGAAACATCACCTGGTGTATAAGAGATTCTTGGCTTTTGTGGTGTGACCTCAATCTCTGGTTTCCTCGGTTCAATTTTTACTTTTACATCAGCAGGTTCATAATTTATTTTGACACTAAAATGAGACGGAATCCAGCCAATGTTAAAGTCATAGGTTCTCGGACCATGATTTTGGTAGGAGATAT
The window above is part of the Bacillus carboniphilus genome. Proteins encoded here:
- the csrA gene encoding carbon storage regulator CsrA; the protein is MLVLTRKSGEAIQIGGDIEISIVSVKGDQVKLGINAPKDVEILRKEIVVQIQEENKQASIVIGDLMTLIGNKN
- the fliW gene encoding flagellar assembly protein FliW: MMKLVTKYHGKIEIEQSEVIHFPKGIPAFEEEQEFILLQLTDEKIYYILQSVKTPDLGFVVTDPFLFFKDYDFQLDESTVKALDLKSPTDVKILTIVSVRDPFSNSTANLQAPIVINANKNRAKQVVLNVENYHTKHRLFNEIPVGSEG